The stretch of DNA CTCCCTTTCTCCCCTTCTCCCTCTCTCCAATTCATCCATTCTCCGTTTCTCTCTGTAATGACTGAATAGTTACTCTCATTTTATTTTTGGTTGGTATTTTGAGACAGCAATATTATGTTCAGCTAGTGTTTTTGAGAATTTATGCCTTCCATTATTCATACTGACAAAATATAGGTAATCAGTAGAAGCTGGATTTAATGCGGCTTTAATAGCAGAGATTGAAGGGTTTGAAATAGGGGATGGAGGAAGGTCATTATGCCTATATGTATTGTAGGGAGAGGAAATTTCAAGGTCTTCCTTTTTTAGATTCCCATCAAAATTGGGAAAAAGGCTGTAGATAACCGTTGGGCAGCTATTAAGCCTCATATTTCTTCTTAATCTATTATGAAAAATAGCAGAGATAATGGGCATTTCCTTATAATATGAGGTTTCCTTTTCAATAATAGAGGCAAGGATAAGGATTTGATAGATGGAAAACCCCATTTTTTTTGCTATTCGGACATCACTTTCTTTAAATACCTTTTTAAACCTTTCAATGATTATTCCTATTATCTTCTCTTCCTTCATTCCCTTTGATACACAGTATGTATCGGGAAATAAAAGCCCTTCTAGGGTATTAACAGAGAAACCTAGCTTCAAGATAAATTCCCTATCAAAGCAAAGATTGAAAAACCTTTTTTTATCTATAAATCCCTTTTCATAAAGCATATCTGCTATCTGATAAATATTATATCCAGGGGGAATTGTAAAACAGGATTTTATTTTGTTTCCTTTAGTCAAGATCGAAAGAATGTCAATCATATTCAAAGAAGGGGAAATTTCATAGTCTCCTGCTTTTATGTCCTTCTCCTTATTTTTAAGGATTATGAGGGATGAAAATATGTATTTATTTCTTATAATCCCTTCATTTTTAAGAAGATTTGCAATTTCTTTTGCAGAAAGACCCCTTCTTATACTAATTGTCTTTGGTTTTCCTGATATATCCTTTGGAAAATAAATATCATAAAGGGCTGTTAATAAAACAAAGATAGCTAAAATTGGAAGGAGGAGGAATAATTTGCTCTTTTTTTTCTTAATTTTTTTTGCCAAGCTAAAATCTTATAATGAGGGAGCCCTGGAGTGGTTTGTTAAGGCTTGCTGGAAATTGGGCAAAGTCAAGCTGAAGCCAGTTTTTTAATCTTACCCCACATCCCAATGTTGCACCTTTTAGGTCTCCTTCAAGAGCGTAATATCCTGCGCGAAGACAAAGACCTTTCCAATACCAATATTCAGCACCGACCCTATATTCAAAGCTAGAATTAGAAAGGAGGTGATGGCTTATTGCAGATGTTAAGAAAAGATTCTCAATCCTGAATGACCCTCCTATCTGAGCCAACATTGGAAGTTTATCTCCCCATATATCTGGACCAATATTCTGTATTGAAAGACCAAATTTCATATTATCTTTATGTTTATAAAGAAGCCCAACATCAATTGCACCTGTAGAATCCTTATCCGGGCTTATCTTCCTTAAAATTCCCTTTATTGTCCCGCCAAAGGATAAATTTTCTCTTATTCTTTTTCCATAAGAAAGACTTGCCATAAGGTCGCTATATTCTACATCTCCAACTACCATGCCCAAGTAATCCAATCTTTCCATCTTTGGGGCATGAAAATATAGGACAGAAAATCCAATCCCTGTATCTTCACTAATCCTTTTTACATACCCAAGGTATTCATATCCACATTCCATAATTGCCTCGCTCTCCATAAAGAGAATTTCCTGATTTCCTATATCAGATAGCCCTGCAGGATTATAATGTAGGGCTGATGCATCATCTGCCAAGCCAACAATTGCACCAGCCAAGCCTGTTGCCCTTGCCCCTGTTATAAATTTTAGAAAATCTGCGCCTGTATCAACACGAGCCTCTAGGAGCGTTGGGATAAAAATTACAAGAAAAACAAGAAACATATAGATATTGTAAATTGTAAAGGCTAAATTGTAAATTACATTCTATAGCCCTTTTTTAATTTTTTCCAAAAATATAACCCTTTCTGCAATTCTCTTGAAGCAAGGAGCGGCAACAATGCTTGCATAATGTGCCTTTTTTGGCTCATCCAAAATAACTAATATGAGAATCTCTGGATTATCTGCTGGAAAAAATCCGATAAATGATGAAACAATCTTGCTACTATTATACCTTCCTCCTATTGCTTTCTCTGCTGTTCCTGTTTTTCCTGCAATTTTATATCCTTCTATTTTTGCATTTATGCCCGTTCCTTCATCAACAATTGAAACCATCATATCCTTTAGTTTATTGATGGTATCTTGTGACAAAACCTCCCTTTTAGGTGTAGGTTTTTCTTCCTTAATAATCTTATTGTTTAACAAAATGCTCCTTACAACAATTGGAGAGAAAAGAATGCCATTGTTGCAGAAGGAAGATACAGCAAGCCAAAGCTGAATGGGTGTTACAGAAATTCCATAGCCAAATGAAAGATTTGCCTTTCTTATCTTTGTCATCTTTTTGGAGAATATCCCTACCTCCTCCTCAATTATTCCTGTATTTGTTTTTGTTCCAAAGCCAAATTGGGAAAGGTAAAACAAAAGCCTTTCATCTTTTAAATTTTCTATTGCTTGACTCATTCCAACATTACAGGAATTCTTAAGGACATCCCTGAATGATTGAGCCCCATGCTTATGGGGACAACATATCTTTCTATTGCCTACCTTATATTCTCCCGAACAAAAAAATCTGTCATCTTCTTTTACCAATCCCTCTTCAAGAAGAATTCCTGCTATAATTGGTTTAAAGAGAGAGCCTGGTTCAAAAACAAAAGAAACTGCCTTATTCTTTCTGGTTTCTTTTGGTATTTTTTTCCACATCTCTTTTTCCCAAACTGAATAAGCATTTGGGTCAAAACTTGGGATTGTGCTTTGTGCCAAAATCTCTCCTGTCTTTGGATTTCCAATAATACAAACACCGCCTTTTGCTTCATATTCTTGACAGCTTTTCTTAAGCTCTTCTTCAGCAATATACTGAAGCCTTACATCTATTGCAAGATAAATATCCCCTCCTTTTAATTCTTCAGGAAATCTCTCTTTTGTATATAAAATTCTTCCCTGTCCATCCCTCATTATCTTAGGATTATGGGAAGAACCTAAAAGATACTTATTAAACCCTAATTCAATCCCTGACATTCCAATTATCTTCCTTGCATCATCCTCAAATTTCACAAATCCTAGAAGGTTTCCCCCTATTGTGTTATATGGATAATACCTTTTATGCTCAATAAGAAATTCAATCCCCTTAATTTTTTTTATTTTTTCTCTTATTTTTTCTGCTTTCTCTATTGGAAGCCTCCTTTTAAGCCAGAAAGACTTTCCATTTTTGTTTAAATTCAATTGTTTAATTCCCAAAACCTTTAAAACCCTAAAATAATCTTTTGTACTTATTTCCTTTGGATGAACAAGGATGGACACAGTGTCTGCACTCATAGCAAGGATATTGCCATTTCTATCAAATATTGTTCCCCTTGGAAGGGTATAAACCCTTTCTTTTATATGGATATCTTCTGCCTTCTTTTTTAATTCCCTGTTTTTTAAAACCTGGATATAAAAGAGCTTTATTAAAAGAAGGGCTCCAAGAATACCAAGGAATAACCAGATAATATATAACCTTTTTTTGTATTCGCTATACAATTTCCCTCTTTAATATGAAAAATAATGGTATTGGTAAAACCTCAATGCAAATTAGAACCAATATCATCAAAGAAATAGAAATATCATACAAATATCCAGCCAAGAGGCTTCCTATAAACATTGCTAATCCATATATTACATTAAAAATGCCATATCCTGTTGCTCTTTTATTTATTGGGGTTATATCAGCAATCCCTGCCTTCATTATCACCTCATGAGAGCCCATTACTAAACCCCAAAAAAGCATTGCAATCATTATTAAGGAGGTATTATATGAAAAGGCAAAAGGAAGAATTAGGGCTGTAAGGATAGGAATTCCCACCAAGATTAACAATCCAGAATGAGAATTTTGATATTTCATCTTAATATTATCATAGACCTTTCCAATTATTATTCCAAACATTGCATCTATTGCCATAGCAAGGCAATAAAAAACAGGTATTTGGGCATCCGATAATATTTTATTTACCTTTAAGTGATAACCTATTATAGCAAAGCTAACAAAGCCAATGGTAGTAATAAATGTAAAAAAAGAGTATAGCCAGAATATCCTAGTAAGATTAGAAGGCTCATTTTTGCTTACTTTTTCAAGTTCTTCTGGGTTTCTTACCTTGAAATATGCTATAAACAAAACAATAATGAGCAATGTAAATGGAAGCCAAAACAAGCTATAGCCATTCTGGTAGTCAGAAATTGTTTTTAAAGAAGGACCGGCAATAAAGAAAAATGTAAAAATCAAAGGGCCTACTACCGCACCAATATTATCTAAAAACTCTGCAATACCAAATCCAA from bacterium encodes:
- a CDS encoding PorV/PorQ family protein; amino-acid sequence: MFLVFLVIFIPTLLEARVDTGADFLKFITGARATGLAGAIVGLADDASALHYNPAGLSDIGNQEILFMESEAIMECGYEYLGYVKRISEDTGIGFSVLYFHAPKMERLDYLGMVVGDVEYSDLMASLSYGKRIRENLSFGGTIKGILRKISPDKDSTGAIDVGLLYKHKDNMKFGLSIQNIGPDIWGDKLPMLAQIGGSFRIENLFLTSAISHHLLSNSSFEYRVGAEYWYWKGLCLRAGYYALEGDLKGATLGCGVRLKNWLQLDFAQFPASLNKPLQGSLIIRF
- a CDS encoding MFS transporter, whose protein sequence is MTIIFLFGLISLLGDIIYEGGRSVNGQYLNTLGANATIVGFVVGIGELAGYIIRLFSGYICDKKKAHWLFVICGYSLLVSVPLLSISSYWQSALIFIVLERIGKGLRSPARDTLLSYATKRVGRGFGFGIAEFLDNIGAVVGPLIFTFFFIAGPSLKTISDYQNGYSLFWLPFTLLIIVLFIAYFKVRNPEELEKVSKNEPSNLTRIFWLYSFFTFITTIGFVSFAIIGYHLKVNKILSDAQIPVFYCLAMAIDAMFGIIIGKVYDNIKMKYQNSHSGLLILVGIPILTALILPFAFSYNTSLIMIAMLFWGLVMGSHEVIMKAGIADITPINKRATGYGIFNVIYGLAMFIGSLLAGYLYDISISLMILVLICIEVLPIPLFFILKREIV
- the mltG gene encoding endolytic transglycosylase MltG; this encodes MAKKIKKKKSKLFLLLPILAIFVLLTALYDIYFPKDISGKPKTISIRRGLSAKEIANLLKNEGIIRNKYIFSSLIILKNKEKDIKAGDYEISPSLNMIDILSILTKGNKIKSCFTIPPGYNIYQIADMLYEKGFIDKKRFFNLCFDREFILKLGFSVNTLEGLLFPDTYCVSKGMKEEKIIGIIIERFKKVFKESDVRIAKKMGFSIYQILILASIIEKETSYYKEMPIISAIFHNRLRRNMRLNSCPTVIYSLFPNFDGNLKKEDLEISSPYNTYRHNDLPPSPISNPSISAIKAALNPASTDYLYFVSMNNGRHKFSKTLAEHNIAVSKYQPKIK
- a CDS encoding penicillin-binding protein 2, which translates into the protein MYSEYKKRLYIIWLFLGILGALLLIKLFYIQVLKNRELKKKAEDIHIKERVYTLPRGTIFDRNGNILAMSADTVSILVHPKEISTKDYFRVLKVLGIKQLNLNKNGKSFWLKRRLPIEKAEKIREKIKKIKGIEFLIEHKRYYPYNTIGGNLLGFVKFEDDARKIIGMSGIELGFNKYLLGSSHNPKIMRDGQGRILYTKERFPEELKGGDIYLAIDVRLQYIAEEELKKSCQEYEAKGGVCIIGNPKTGEILAQSTIPSFDPNAYSVWEKEMWKKIPKETRKNKAVSFVFEPGSLFKPIIAGILLEEGLVKEDDRFFCSGEYKVGNRKICCPHKHGAQSFRDVLKNSCNVGMSQAIENLKDERLLFYLSQFGFGTKTNTGIIEEEVGIFSKKMTKIRKANLSFGYGISVTPIQLWLAVSSFCNNGILFSPIVVRSILLNNKIIKEEKPTPKREVLSQDTINKLKDMMVSIVDEGTGINAKIEGYKIAGKTGTAEKAIGGRYNSSKIVSSFIGFFPADNPEILILVILDEPKKAHYASIVAAPCFKRIAERVIFLEKIKKGL